One region of Culex pipiens pallens isolate TS chromosome 2, TS_CPP_V2, whole genome shotgun sequence genomic DNA includes:
- the LOC120412701 gene encoding platelet endothelial aggregation receptor 1-like produces the protein MIRLTLPLIAMLIWDAVEAQNVLGSMMWPSYSGINAQLGMAGAAEEPCSTGDLKFGYQWKYGQDFKVQLNKCCDQYRQEGDKCVALCENCYNGFCNVPNDCICNSNYHKNLDSNRCEPNTLEQCKLSCENGFCDDEARCQCDGGFFLGKDGRCTKDKEDIIFCVKIIRKGKVCLTRGKKSRIEDVYE, from the exons ATGATTCGCCTGACCTTGCCGTTGATTGCGATGTTGATTTGGGACGCCGTTGAGGCCCAGAACGTTCTCGGGAGCATGATGTGGCCGTCGTACTCGGGGATCAACGCCCAGCTGGGAATGGCTGGAGCCGCTGAGGAACCGTGCTCAACTGGAGATTT AAAATTTGGCTACCAGTGGAAGTACGGTCAGGACTTCAAAGTACAACTGAACAAATGCTGTGATCAGTACCGCCAGGAAGGGGACAAATGTGTTGCATTGTGTGAAAATTGTTACAATGGGTTTTGCAATGTCCCAAACGACTGCATCTGTAATAGCAACTAccacaaaaatcttgattctaATCGATGTGAGCCAAATACGTTAGAACAGTGTAAACTAAGCTGTGAAAATGGGTTCTGTGACGATGAAGCAAGGTGTCAATGCGATGGAGGATTCTTCTTAGGGAAGGACGGTAGATGTACGAAAGATAAAGAGGACATTATTTTTTGCGTGAAAATCATTCGTAAGGGAAAGGTATGTCTCACCCGGGGAAAAAAGTCCAGAATTGAGGATGTGTATgaatga